In Glycine max cultivar Williams 82 chromosome 4, Glycine_max_v4.0, whole genome shotgun sequence, the genomic stretch caaaactgtcacAAGCGAAGGAGATCCGAGTATGGAGGGAGTTCAAGCGCTGTTGGGATCAACAATCAAGGCAATGTTCTGGAAAATCTTTCTGTTGGCATTGGGACTATtgctgtgaattttgaaaaaatatccaacatgatggagaaaagagaaaaagatagagaTAGAGAGCTCGAGGGTATTATTTGGgatgttataaaagaaattccAAATTTGGATGACATAACGCGTTTCAAGACAGCTGAATTGTTAAATactaaagcaaaaaaaggattttttcttgaagatgtcacAGGAAGAACGCTCATCTTGGATAAACTTTAAGTTagggaataattaatattttgatcatctattattaacatattattttaaacatcgTGAGTTTGTTGAACTATATCTTTTGGGTCTCTATTTTGGTTGAagtatttggtttgttttttggttGAACTATTATGGTTGTATTTTGGTTGAaatatttggtttgttttttggtCGAACTATTATGGTTGAAGTATTTAggttatatattttgtgaaattgTTGTGGTTAaactttagttatatttattttatatatgaatttgtatTAACTTTGATATTAACTTTGATATTGACTTATAACCATGACCATGACATAAAGAACGAAGAAATGGATGGAGATATATATAATGAAGATACAAATGATGAAGATATAGATGACGAGGAAACAAATGAAGAATTTTATGAAGCCACATACACATATGTGATGACAATTTATGCTTTAATAGATATATTAAATCAGTTTTTGAATATGATGCGTGGTGAACATATTGAACGTCCATTAACTCGACGACAAATTACTAGTCGGGGATATGACTATATACACAAAGCATTAAACGATGATCCTGCAATCTTTCGACAAGTATATAGGATGTATCCTGATGTATTTCAAAAGTTGTGCAcgattataagagaaaaaacacCTTTGGAGGATACAAGATTTATTTGTGTTGAAGAAATGCTTGCATCATTCCTACAGATTGTCGGCCAGAACACTCGATATTGTGTAATCCGCAATACATTTGGCCGATCACAATTTGCTACAAGTGAAAATTTTCACAAGATTTTGAAAGCTCTGAACTCATTAGCACCTGATTTAATGGTTAGACCAGGCTCAACTGTGCCTGCAAAAATAAGGGAAAGCACAAGGTTTTATCCTTATTTTAAGGTATGTGatcattatctaattataacaaaattataattataattgtgattattataataatatttatgattattgATACACACACTTTAGGATTGCATTGGAGCTATTGATGGTACACATATTCCCGCATCAGTAAAAGGACGAGATGTAAGCAGTTATCGTGATCGTCATGGAAATATATCACAAAATGTATTAGCTGCTTGTAACTTTGATTTGGAATTCATGTACGTTCTTAGCGGGTGGGAGGGTTCAGCACATGATTCCAAGGTGTTAAGTGATGCTTTGGCAAGGAAGAATGGACTTAAAGTGCCCCAAGGTAAGTATTATCTGGTGGATTGTGGATTTCCTAATCGACGCAAATTTTTAGCCCCATATCGAGGTGTACGATATCATCTACAAGATTTTGCAGGTCACAGTAATGACcctgaaaatgaaaaggaattatTTAATCTTCGGCATGCATCCTTAAGGAATGTGATTGAGAGGATATTTGGTATTTTTAAATCGCGGTTCACAATTTTTAAGTCAGCACCTCCATTTCTATTTAAAACACAAGCAGAGCTTGTGTTGGCATGTGCAGCACTTCATAATTTTCTTCGCAAAGAATGTCGTTCTGATGAATTTCCAGTGGAACCTACTGACgagtcttcatcttcatcttcagtgTTACCAAATTACGAAGACAATGATCATGAACCCATTGTTCAAACACAAGAGCAGGAACGAGAAGATGCTAATATATGGAGGACTAATATAGGTTCAGATATGTGGAGAAATGCTAATAATTAGGCGAACATGAAGTGAGAAtcactttgttattatttttttaggcaataatgactttattattaaaaggtttaaaatttctatcgtttttattttctttattcaaacattataatttatttatcatctttttcattcacttttgtaacttccgttatttttttgtttaaaatgtattaatctttcaaaatcttaaaaatccataaagtactttgaaatcttaaaaatctgtgttagaaatccattaaaatcttgGGTTAAGAATCCTGAttgtaaaaagtcttttaaaaaaaatcttttaaaatcccacaaaatcaatacaattccacataatcttttaaaatcttcaagattgtttttgtcaaaatattctCTCAAAATCCCAATCCAATACACCCCCCTTATATtcggttatttttttattaactttatttaacttctatttttttattatttaaaaaatttagagttaCGGTCTTCCcctagtaataataaaaaaaatcaactaaggAACTCAGTTTTAATGCGGAATTAGATTTTGTGGGACAATTTTCtagtgttttaattaattttaatgtgcTATATTGGAATCTtttatgtcattattttttaatgagaaaAATATGTACTAAACTGGTGATGGTGTTAAGTTTTTTTCACTACCGTCCAATAAGATTATCacgataaatttaataattattataataattattttaaaagtcacgttaatttatataaaatcttttatattatCAGGTATAActattaaaatctttttttaattagtattgaTATTGTCATTCAATtccttgattaattattttggtAGACacttaatttattgaaaattataagtgTACGCTCCATTTTGGAGTGGATTCGAAGTGGAGGGAGATGAGATATGAAgagaaaatgatatatataacatatgatgtgatgaaagaaataaagataaaaaaagaaaaatacaatgaGAGTAAATTGTAAGAGAGTAAGATATACAAATATTACCCTAATTTATTAGAGTTTAAGATGTGATATGAAAGTGGGAAAAAAATGTCGTATGAAGGAAGTATTTAAGAAGATATATGTTGGGgcgaatttaaagaaaaaaagcataCAATGTGTATAAGAACCATGTAGGAAAGTTTTTTTTAGCTCCATTCAccaaaaaattatgtttggCTCCTAGAAGtttgtcaaaagaaaaaagaaaaagaaaacgaaCGACACACTTATTTGGCATGAGATCCTGTCATGAATAATAGcaatcattattaatttattattcattatcTTTCTTCTTGACCAACTTATTTGGTAAGATAtgagaaaaagttaaaaaaaatataaactctgGAATCTGGATCGATCATCCAAaggttttcattaattttgattaagttATTAAGAAATTATAACTATTGATTAGGGTCCATTTGATACATGTTAAAATGAGTTAGGCTTGGACCATTTATTCAATCTTCATGTTATTTTGGGTAAATCCTATTTCTCAAACTATCGAGATGTAAACATTACCATTATCATATAGGAGAGACATGAGGACTATCACAATTTCTTCAGATAACATGTCATTTGAAGTCAAACGTTTAAATGAACTAAACATAAGGATGGAATTTTGGTAATCGTAACACTGATAATGAATTTACGTATCTTTACTTCCAAATGACTATAGTGAGAGATTGAGAGCACTTCACACAAGTTTGATTTGTAATTTAGCATATGTTGAACACAACAAACCAATGTATTTACCATTTAGAGCTGTTTCAGATTGTTTCTACCTCATGCAAATTAACCATAAAGTTCATAATAGGGGCAAAGGATAATTTATAAACAAGTGGGGGAAATGAAAAAATGAGGGCTTAAGATAGCTACATTTTCAGACAAATTAAATAGCTTCAACTAGCAGATGCCTAGACTTTCTATAAACTTTCTCAGAAGTTCATGTCGCCAATGAGACAAATCCTATAACTGGTTTTCTGCACACGAGTTAGAAAAATCACATTTACCAATGGAATTATCAAACACAAATATAACACATATACAaagaatatgtaatttttttcggGTATGTAGCTGTAGCATGTGCCCCACACTTTTTGGTGTTAAGCTATGAACAATGAACCCTCTTTAGTATGCAATTGCAATCCTCCAACGCAGGCTTCAGGCATCTAACATCCAAGCCACTAAGATAACCAACTCCAACTCCAACTCAAGATCATTTGAATGCTTCAAACACTAAAACTCAAACCTGCCCAAAACTTGCTCCGTGGAGAGATTCCGCAAATGATATATTTCATTTCACGCACAATAGGCGGTGCAAGAAAAATGAGTAACTGAGTGAGCATGGCATGAGGTTACAGAAAGAAATTACTTTACACTCAAACCACCACAGCTTGACCAGTAATTTCATCATGAAGCTGAAGCGAGCCATCTTTCATCAAATTTAGGCTCAAACTCTTGAATCTCTCCCTTGAATATTGCCTGGATGCTTTTCTCCAGTCAGTTCCAGTTTTCATCATTGCCACAAACTCCTCATAACTGATGCAACCATCCTGTGAAGTGAAAACAGAAAAACGTTGGAACAACACGTAAAGAAGCAAGCAGGACGTGCACATAAGATGGTAAAGGCAAGTAACATGAGAGGCAGCAAATAATTGTAATTTTCACTGAAATTTCAAACTTTGCACAAATATACTAAGAATCTTCATAATGGAAAACTAGAAACAAGTAAACAACAAgtaattagcataaaattcaAACCTTGTCAGTGTCAACTTCCCGCATGATGTCATTCAATACATCAGCATCAGTTTCTCCTGACTCATCTGCTAATGCTTCCTCTAGCTCACCTAACTCAATATACCCACTCCCATCTTTGTCAAAAAACTTGAATGCTTTGTGGAAATGCTCATCATTCTCCATTTTTTGCAAGTGAATTGTAACAGCTACAAACTCTCCATAGTCAAGTACTCCATTCCCATCAACATCAGCCTATGTAATTCAAAACAAAGGAAACCATTCTTGAATCATAAATTTGTGTTAAAAATACACTTAACAAGTCCAAGATCAGGGTATGCATAGCAATTCAATTTATTTGCCTTTTAGATATATGAATCTCACTTCAAATAAGAGTAAGAGTGTTCCACTAACTTTATACAAAAATAGGAAGTGTTTTTAATAAACTGGTGCCACTTTCCTCTAGCAATGCCTAAAACAACAATCTCCACAAGAGAGACAAAAAATGTGATATACCAAGTAGGCAAATATTACcacaacaaaaggtgatattcaTAATCGATATAACCTTtagcatcatttttttaaatactaattaataataaccAAATATTACCATAAACCAAAGGTCCCTATAAGTAAATTTAGATATAATATACAGCACACAATTGGGTTAAATGTGGCATCTAATATTATATGATCTCAACACAACATCCAAAATGGCAAGACAAGATACATTTGTCATGCGCATGCCACATTCATATGTAATGGTGTATTCacgagagagagaaaaatccTCATTACAGCAGAAAAATGCTTCCAAGAGCTCCATCAGATTGACTTAAGTCATAAACATAGTGATGATCAAAGAACTGATATTATTCGAAGTAATTACATTATCAATTATAAATGATATACAATTATAGAAATTTACCACTTCCATCAGCATCTTAATCTCCGGCTCAGCCAATTGTGAACCAACCTTCCTCAACCCAGCCTTCAGTTCCTCAAATGTTACTCTGCCATCTTTGTCAGTATCCATCAATGTAAACATGTCTTTGATTATTTCTACCTCTTCAACAGATAAATGTTCTGCAATTACCTGTATCATCCATTCAAAGAAACCTAAATCACTAACTTTTCAACTTAATACTTTAATCACACAAAGATTTGAGTCAGCAATCCAGCATAAACCACAATAGATGCTAACCCGCAGAGCTTTCTTTTTGAATCTATTCATCACAGAAAACTGCTTAAGCCTTGACCTCACAATATCTCCTAATGGAACATTTGGAGCTTTCTTTGCATTTTGCAGCCAGGGATGTTCTGTAAACATAATTAAAGATGGTAAATATTCACATGACTTTCTTCATAAGATAGACCTAACATAAAGTCCTGTCTCCCAACCCATGTCATAGGGATTCAAatgtttaacaatttattttcctttttgaggagaaggggaaaatgGGCAAAGGATCTGAGTGAGAATGAGAATATTCCttttaaaacaaagaaacatGATATTAAGCACAGCAATTTCAAACTGTTGcgatattctgattttgaagcCCATAAGACAATCTATCTACTTGTCAAAACAACATCTTCTAAACACAACATAGACCATAAATACCActgtttttataaaacaataagaataagaataataacaataataataatagatgcCACTATTCAACTTCAAAAGAGTAAAAAATGTATTCCCTCCCCTCCCCCTCCCCTATCTGCCTTAGTAAGACAGAATGCATGAAGATTGTTACATTTTAAAcccaaaacaaatacaaaatgaaCCCAACTTAGCTTACAAACAATAGTTGAAATCTATCTTGGGTGAAGTTATAGCTTGCTAACTAACCCAGGAGAAGCAACAAATAGGAGTATCTTATATATAAACCATAGATGAACAGTATGCTTGGTTGAGTTAGTGGAAAGTTGGTATGTGGAAAATATATGACTGACTGAACATAATTTTCAACTAAAGTTAGTGCTATGACCttgaaaaatgaatattttattttccaccTTCTCGTATTTTAGTCATATCAAGAAAGTGAGAAGTGGTTTTCATTCCAAATTCCCCACCTTCCCAGTTTCCACCTACTCAACCAAGCAACCCCTAATTGTATTGCACCAAACAATTAATCCTACACTTCACCCACTAATCCCACCACAAAGAAAAATTTCCTCAAACATTATAGCTACCTATTCTGGAACAGAGCTATGCATAACTAAGATTTTAAggaatttaacttttttcttataTCCCCCTTCGTTTTAAGGGGCTTTCTGCTGACAAATTTCGTCCACACATTTAAAGTCCTATTACACTCACGATGCAAGAATctggcacaaagaagaaaacTAATGTTTATGTGGCATCCCTTACAGATCCGGTACTGATGTACCAAAAATGATAGGGATACCTGTCAGATCATTTATTGAGAGCCTACAAAACATACTGAAATTTGAAACAAACTCAGTTATCATACTTCTGCATTAAAGCCAATTCCAATGAAACCAAAATCAACACAAAGATTAACATATAGTGGAACAATTCtacagaaggaaaaaaaaaagaagctataaCAACAAAATTTCCCTTGTTACAAAATCCAACATCTTGCTACCTAGTGAGTAAACAGTAGTACACTACACCACACGGCCACACAGTTTTTTTCCGACAGATGTTAGTTATTAGTATTGGCAGTTTTTGTTACCACAAGACCACACAGTAGAGTGAATGACTTACCAAGCACCTGTTCCGCTGTCAAGCGCTTTTTAGGATCCGGCTCCAACATTCGCCGCACAAGGCTCTTGGCACTCTCCGATATCTGTGGCCAAGGTTCCCTCTTGAAGTCAATCACACCTCTTAAGATCGCCAAAGCCACACCTTGCTCGGTCTCTGCAACATCCAAAAACCACACCAAAACCTCAacttcaaatcaaatctaaacaCAACCAAACTCATCCAGAAcaacaaaagaaacacaaaacCTTACCTGCCCAAAACGGAGGAACACCACAcaacaaaatataaagaatcACCCCAGCACTCCACACATCAACCTCCGGCCCGTAATTCCGCTTCAAAACCTCTGGCGCCATATAGTAAGGACTCCCAACAATCTCCACAAACCTCTCCCCTAAAAAAAGAAACCcacaacaaaatttttaaaaataaaattaaaacaaattaaacattATCCGCCTCTGACAGAATTGTcttgtcttttttatttgatccttCTCTAACAGAATTGTCTTGTCTTTTTATATTAGGTTAatgattagtttttgttagcagGAGCAATCGAACCTCCACaaccttttcctcttttctttctttcttaaccaTCCAACCAATCTCACATATCTCCATAAATGTCTTGTCTTGTCTTACCTGGCTTGAAGAAGACGGAGAGGCCGAAATCGATGGCCTTGAGAGCGGAATTCTCTTTCTTGTTAGCGAAGAGGAAATTCTCGGGCTTGAGGTCCCTGTGCATGAC encodes the following:
- the LOC100809838 gene encoding calcium-dependent protein kinase 10, whose amino-acid sequence is MGNCNACAKADVVEDSTNNRNKKSNETNRGGRKKEQNQKKPNPFSDEPARSAAPIRVLKDVIPMSHRTRISDKYILGRELGRGEFGITYLCTDRETKEALACKSISKRKLRTAVDIEDVRREVAIMSTLPEHPNIVKLKATYEDNENVHLVMELCEGGELFDRIVARGHYSERAAASVARTIAEVVRMCHSNGVMHRDLKPENFLFANKKENSALKAIDFGLSVFFKPGERFVEIVGSPYYMAPEVLKRNYGPEVDVWSAGVILYILLCGVPPFWAETEQGVALAILRGVIDFKREPWPQISESAKSLVRRMLEPDPKKRLTAEQVLEHPWLQNAKKAPNVPLGDIVRSRLKQFSVMNRFKKKALRVIAEHLSVEEVEIIKDMFTLMDTDKDGRVTFEELKAGLRKVGSQLAEPEIKMLMEVADVDGNGVLDYGEFVAVTIHLQKMENDEHFHKAFKFFDKDGSGYIELGELEEALADESGETDADVLNDIMREVDTDKDGCISYEEFVAMMKTGTDWRKASRQYSRERFKSLSLNLMKDGSLQLHDEITGQAVVV
- the LOC102661929 gene encoding protein ALP1-like: MLASFLQIVGQNTRYCVIRNTFGRSQFATSENFHKILKALNSLAPDLMVRPGSTVPAKIRESTRFYPYFKDCIGAIDGTHIPASVKGRDVSSYRDRHGNISQNVLAACNFDLEFMYVLSGWEGSAHDSKVLSDALARKNGLKVPQGKYYLVDCGFPNRRKFLAPYRGVRYHLQDFAGHSNDPENEKELFNLRHASLRNVIERIFGIFKSRFTIFKSAPPFLFKTQAELVLACAALHNFLRKECRSDEFPVEPTDESSSSSSVLPNYEDNDHEPIVQTQEQEREDANIWRTNIGSDMWRNANN